From the Pangasianodon hypophthalmus isolate fPanHyp1 chromosome 17, fPanHyp1.pri, whole genome shotgun sequence genome, one window contains:
- the cercam gene encoding probable inactive glycosyltransferase 25 family member 3 encodes MWLWLLLFSLFFPRAEGYFSEENYAEESEMQAPTVVIAIIARNAAHSLPFYLGALERLNYPKERISIWAATDHNIDNTTAVLREWLTVMQQYYHYVEWRPMDKPTSYAGEMGPKHWSNGRYEHIMRLKQAALNFAKKRWADYVLFADTDNVLTNPDTLNLLMAENKSVIAPMLDSQSAYSNYWCGITPQGYYRRTAEYFPTRNRYRKGCYPVPMVHSTILLDLRKEGTKKLAFYPPHADYSWPYDDIIVFAFSCRVSEVQMYVCNKERYGYLNVPAKPHQTVEDDRINFVHLYLEALIDGPPMYLSRYVHVPPKQPELMGFDEVYLINLRRRPDRRERMLWSLYELEINAKVVDAVDGAALNSSDIKILGVDLLPGYYDPFSGRTLTKGEVGCFLSHYYIWKEMVDMQLDKALIFEDDVRFQGNFKRRLMRMMEEVEQAELDWDIIYLGRKQVNPGEEEQVETVKNLVVAGYSYWTLSYAISLQGAQKLINAEPISKMLPVDEFLPIMYDKHPNEDYKSHFLNRNLQAFSASPLLVQPCHYAGDAEWVSDTETSTLWDDDNVPTDWRGSYKSLKGGAPPAGIQSAAYRDEL; translated from the exons ATGTGGCTCTGGCTGttgcttttctctctgttttttccccgAGCAGAAGGTTACTTTTCGGAGGAGAACTACGCGGAGGAGTCGGAGATGCAGGCGCCCACCGTGGTGATAGCGATCATCGCGCGCAACGCGGCGCACTCCCTGCCCTTCTACCTCGGAGCTCTGGAGAGACTCAACTACCCCAAAGAGCGCATCTCCATCTG GGCGGCGACAGACCACAACATCGATAACACCACTGCAGTCCTGAGGGAATGGCTGACCGTCATGCAGCAGTACTACCACTACGTGGAGTGGAGGCCCATGGACAAGCCGAC GTCTTATGCAGGCGAAATGGGGCCTAAACACTGGAGTAACGGTCGCTATGAACACATCATGAGGCTCAAACAGGCAGCGCTGAACTTTGCCAAGAAACGCTGGGCTGATTATGTCCTG TTTGCAGATACAGACAACGTCCTGACCAACCCGGACACTCTGAACCTCCTCATGGCTGAGAATAAGTCAGTGATCGCCCCCATGCTGGATTCTCAGTCGGCCTACTCCAACTACTGGTGTGGCATCACGCCTCAG GGTTACTATCGTCGCACAGCCGAATATTTCCCGACCAGGAACCGGTACCGGAAAGGCTGTTACCCTGTTCCCATGGTCCACTCCACCATTCTACTGGACCTGCGCAAGGAGGGCACCAAGAAGCTGGCCTTCTACCCGCCGCACGCCGATTACTCCTGGCCCTACGACGACATCATCGTCTTTGCCTTCTCCTGCAGAGTTTCAG AGGTACAGATGTACGTGTGTAATAAAGAACGTTATGGCTACCTGAACGTTCCCGCGAAACCGCACCAGACCGTAGAGGACGACCGCATTAACTTCGTCCATCTCTACCTCGAGGCTTTGA TCGATGGACCCCCCATGTATTTGTCCCGCTACGTACACGTTCCTCCCAAGCAGCCGGAGCTGATGGGCTTTGATGAG gTTTACCTGATAAACCTGCGCAGGCGGCCCGACCGCAGAGAGAGGATGCTGTGGTCTCTCTACGAGCTGGAGATCAACGCTAAAGTGGTGGATGCTGTGGACGGAGC agctctGAACAGCAGTGATATTAAGATCCTGGGTGTGGACCTCCTGCCTGGTTATTATGACCCGTTCTCCGGCCGCACGCTCACGAAAGGAGAGGTGGGATGTTTCCTCAGCCACTACTACATCTGGAAGGAG atggtGGACATGCAGCTGGACAAAGCGCTGATCTTCGAGGACGATGTTCGGTTTCAGGGCAACTTCAAACGGCGCCTGATGAGGATGATGGAGGAGGTGGAGCAAGCCGAGCTCGACTGGGACATCAT atacCTGGGCAGGAAGCAGGTGAATCCGGGTGAGGAGGAGCAGGTGGAGACGGTGAAGAACCTGGTGGTTGCTGGTTATTCGTACTGGACGCTGTCCTACGCCATCTCACTGCAGGGAGCTCAGAAGCTGATCAACGCTGAGCCGATCTCCAAAATGCTTCCTGTGGACGAGTTCCTGCCCATCATGTACGACAAACATCCCAA CGAAGACTACAAATCCCACTTCCTGAACCGGAACCTGCAGGCGTTCTCAGCGAGCCCCCTGCTGGTGCAGCCGTGTCATTACGCGGGCGATGCGGAGTGGGTGAGCGACACGGAGACGTCCACGCTGTGGGACGATGATAACGTCCCCACGGACTGGAGGGGCTCGTACAAGAGCCTGAAGGGCGGAGCTCCACCGGCTGGCATTCAGAGCGCCGCCTACAGGGACGAGCTGTGA